From a single Chlorocebus sabaeus isolate Y175 chromosome X, mChlSab1.0.hap1, whole genome shotgun sequence genomic region:
- the RBM10 gene encoding RNA-binding protein 10 isoform X6: MSGSPPLTARAEKVSVDAGRGGGESLQEASPRLADHGSSSGGGWEVKRSQRLRRGPSSPRRPYQDMEYERRGGRGDRTGRYGATDRSQDDGGENRSRDHDYRDMDYRSYPREYGSQEGKHDYDDSSEEQSAEIRGQLQSHGVQAREVRLMRNKSSGQSRGFAFVEFSHLQDATRWMEANQHSLNILGQKVSMHYSDPKPKINEDWLCNKCGVQNFKRREKCFKCGVPKSEAEQKLPLGTRLDQQTLPLGGRELSQGLLPLPQPYQAQGVLASQALSQGSEPSSENANDTIILRNLNPHSTMDSILGALAPYAVLSSSNVRVIKDKQTQLNRGFAFIQLSTIEAAQLLQILQALHPPLTIDGKTINVEFAKGSKRDMASNEGSRISAASVASTAIAAAQWAISQASQGGEGAWATSEEPPVDYSYYQQDEGYGNSQGTESSLYAHGYLKGTKGPGITGTKGDPTGAGPEASLEPGADSVSMQAFSRAQPGAAPGIYQQSAEASSSQGTAANSQSYTIMSPAVLKSELQSPTHPSSALPPATSPTAQESYSQYPVPDVSTYQYDETSGYYYDPQTGLYYDPNSQYYYNAQSQQYLYWDGERRTYVPALEQSADGHKETGAPSKEGKEKKEKHKTKTAQQIAKDMERWARSLNKQKENFKNSFQPISSLRDDERRESATADAGYAILEKKGALAERQHTSMDLPKLASDDRPSPPRGLVAAYSGESDSEEEQERGGPEREEKLTDWQKLACLLCRRQFPSKEALIRHQQLSGLHKQNLEIHRRAHLSENELEALEKNDMEQMKYRDRAAERREKYGIPEPPEPKRRKYGGISTASVDFEQPTRDGLGSDNIGSRMLQAMGWKEGSGLGRKKQGIVTPIEAQTRVRGSGLGARGSSYGVTSTESYKETLHKTMVTRFNEAQ, encoded by the exons TGGTGGTCGTGGTGACAGGACTGGGCGCTATGGAGCCACTGACCGCTCGCAGGATGATGGTGGGGAGAACCGCAGCCGAGACCACGACTACCGGGACATGGACTACCGTTCATATCCCCGCGAGTACGGCAGCCAGGAGGGCAAGCACGACTATGACGACTCATCTGAGGAGCAGAGTGCGGAG ATCCGTGGCCAGCTGCAGTCCCACGGCGTGCAAGCACGGGAGGTTCGGCTGATGCGGAACAAATCTTCAG GTCAGAGCCGGGGCTTCGCCTTCGTCGAGTTTAGTCACTTGCAGGACGCTACACGATGGATGGAAGCCAATCAG CACTCCCTCAACATCCTGGGCCAGAAGGTGTCGATGCACTACAGCGACCCCAAGCCCAAGATCAATGAGGACTGGCTGTGCAATAAG TGTGGCGTCCAGAACTTCAAACGCCGAGAGAAGTGCTTCAAATGTGGCGTGCCCAAGTCAG AGGCAGAGCAGAAGCTGCCCCTCGGCACAAGACTGGATCAGCAGACACTGCCACTGGGTGGCCGGGAGCTGAGCCAGGGCCTGCTTCCCCTGCCGCAGCCCTACCAGGCCCAGGGAGTCCTGGCCTCCCAAGCACTGTCACAAGGCTCAGAGCCAAGCTCAGAGAACGCCAATGACA CCATCATTTTGCGCAACCTGAACCCACACAGCACCATGGATTCCATCCTGGGGGCCCTGGCACCCTACGCAGTGCTGTCCTCCTCCAACGTGCGCGTCATAAAGGACAAGCAGACCCAACTGAACCGCGGCTTTGCCTTCATCCAGCTCTCCACCATC GAGGCAGCCCAGCTGCTGCAGATCCTGCAAGCCCTGCACCCACCACTCACCATCGACGGCAAGACCATCAATGTTGAGTTTGCCAAGGGTTCTAAGAG GGACATGGCCTCCAATGAAGGCAGTCGCATCAGTGCTGCCTCTGTGGCCAGCACTGCCATTGCTGCGGCCCAGTGGGCCATCTCACAG GCCTCCCAAGGTGGGGAGGGTGCCTGGGCCACCTCCGAGGAGCCGCCGGTCGACTACAGCTACTACCAACAGGATGAGGGCTATGGCAACAGCCAGGGCACAGAGTCTTCCCTCTATGCCCATGGCTACCTCAAGGGCACCAAGGGCCCTGGCATCACTGGAACCAAAGGGGACCCCACCGGAGCAG gtcctgaggcctccctagagcCTGGGGCTGACTCTGTGTCAATGCAGGCTTTCTCTCGCGCCCAGCCTGGTGCTGCCCCTGGCATCTACCAACAATCAGCCGAGGCAAGCAGCAGCCAGGGCACTGCTGCCAACAGCCAG TCGTATACCATCATGTCACCCGCTGTGCTCAAATCTGAGCTCCAGAGCCCTACCCATCCTAGTTCTGCTCTCCCACCGGCCACCAGCCCCACTGCCCAGGAATCCTACAGCCAGTACC CTGTTCCCGATGTCTCCACCTACCAGTACGATGAGACCTCCGGCTACTACTATGACCCCCAGACCGGCCTCTACTATGACCCCAACTCCCAG TATTACTACAATGCTCAAAGCCAGCAGTACCTGTACTGGGATGGGGAGAGGCGGACCTATGTTCCCGCCCTGGAGCAGTCGGCCGATGGGCATAAGGAGACGGGGGCACCCTCGAAGGAGGgcaaagagaagaaggagaagcacAAGACCAAGACAGCTCAACAG ATTGCCAAGGACATGGAACGCTGGGCCCGCagtctcaacaaacaaaaagaaaacttcaaaaatagTTTCCAGCCTATCAGCTCCCTGCGAGATGACGAGAGGCGGGAGTCGGCCACTGCAGATGCTGGCTATGCCATCCTCGAGAAGAAG GGAGCACTAGCCGAGAGACAGCACACCAGCATGGATCTCCCGAAATTGGCCAGTGATGACCGCCCA AGCCCTCCGAGAGGGCTGGTGGCAGCCTACAGCGGGGAGAGTGACagtgaggaggagcaggagcgtggGGGCCCCGAGCGGGAGGAGAAGCTCACCGACTGGCAGAAGCTGGCCTGTCTGCTCTGCCGACGCCAGTTCCCCAGCAAAGAGGCGCTCATCCGGCACCAGCAGCTCTCAGGGCTCCACAAG CAAAACCTTGAGATTCACCGGCGAGCCCACTTGTCAGAAAACGAGCTAGAAGCACTAGAGAAGAATGACATGGAG CAAATGAAGTACCGGGACCGTGCAGCCGAACGCAGAGAGAAGTATGGCATCCCCGAGCCGCCAGAGCCCAAGAGGAGGAAGTACGGCGGCATATCCACAGCCTCTGT AGACTTCGAGCAGCCTACTCGGGACGGGCTGGGCAGTGACAACATTGGCAGTCGCATGCTCCAGGCCATGGGCTGGAAAGAGGGCAGCGGCCTGGGCCGCAAGAAGCAGGGCATTGTAACGCCCATTGAG GCCCAAACACGGGTGCGGGGCTCTGGCCTGGGTGCACGGGGCAGCTCCTACGGGGTCACCTCAACCGAGTCCTACAAGGAGACACTGCACAAGACAATGGTGACCCGCTTCAACGAGGCCCAGTGA
- the RBM10 gene encoding RNA-binding protein 10 isoform X7: MEYERRGGRGDRTGRYGATDRSQDDGGENRSRDHDYRDMDYRSYPREYGSQEGKHDYDDSSEEQSAEIRGQLQSHGVQAREVRLMRNKSSGQSRGFAFVEFSHLQDATRWMEANQHSLNILGQKVSMHYSDPKPKINEDWLCNKCGVQNFKRREKCFKCGVPKSEAEQKLPLGTRLDQQTLPLGGRELSQGLLPLPQPYQAQGVLASQALSQGSEPSSENANDTIILRNLNPHSTMDSILGALAPYAVLSSSNVRVIKDKQTQLNRGFAFIQLSTIVEAAQLLQILQALHPPLTIDGKTINVEFAKGSKRDMASNEGSRISAASVASTAIAAAQWAISQASQGGEGAWATSEEPPVDYSYYQQDEGYGNSQGTESSLYAHGYLKGTKGPGITGTKGDPTGAGPEASLEPGADSVSMQAFSRAQPGAAPGIYQQSAEASSSQGTAANSQSYTIMSPAVLKSELQSPTHPSSALPPATSPTAQESYSQYPVPDVSTYQYDETSGYYYDPQTGLYYDPNSQYYYNAQSQQYLYWDGERRTYVPALEQSADGHKETGAPSKEGKEKKEKHKTKTAQQIAKDMERWARSLNKQKENFKNSFQPISSLRDDERRESATADAGYAILEKKGALAERQHTSMDLPKLASDDRPSPPRGLVAAYSGESDSEEEQERGGPEREEKLTDWQKLACLLCRRQFPSKEALIRHQQLSGLHKQNLEIHRRAHLSENELEALEKNDMEQMKYRDRAAERREKYGIPEPPEPKRRKYGGISTASVDFEQPTRDGLGSDNIGSRMLQAMGWKEGSGLGRKKQGIVTPIEAQTRVRGSGLGARGSSYGVTSTESYKETLHKTMVTRFNEAQ, translated from the exons TGGTGGTCGTGGTGACAGGACTGGGCGCTATGGAGCCACTGACCGCTCGCAGGATGATGGTGGGGAGAACCGCAGCCGAGACCACGACTACCGGGACATGGACTACCGTTCATATCCCCGCGAGTACGGCAGCCAGGAGGGCAAGCACGACTATGACGACTCATCTGAGGAGCAGAGTGCGGAG ATCCGTGGCCAGCTGCAGTCCCACGGCGTGCAAGCACGGGAGGTTCGGCTGATGCGGAACAAATCTTCAG GTCAGAGCCGGGGCTTCGCCTTCGTCGAGTTTAGTCACTTGCAGGACGCTACACGATGGATGGAAGCCAATCAG CACTCCCTCAACATCCTGGGCCAGAAGGTGTCGATGCACTACAGCGACCCCAAGCCCAAGATCAATGAGGACTGGCTGTGCAATAAG TGTGGCGTCCAGAACTTCAAACGCCGAGAGAAGTGCTTCAAATGTGGCGTGCCCAAGTCAG AGGCAGAGCAGAAGCTGCCCCTCGGCACAAGACTGGATCAGCAGACACTGCCACTGGGTGGCCGGGAGCTGAGCCAGGGCCTGCTTCCCCTGCCGCAGCCCTACCAGGCCCAGGGAGTCCTGGCCTCCCAAGCACTGTCACAAGGCTCAGAGCCAAGCTCAGAGAACGCCAATGACA CCATCATTTTGCGCAACCTGAACCCACACAGCACCATGGATTCCATCCTGGGGGCCCTGGCACCCTACGCAGTGCTGTCCTCCTCCAACGTGCGCGTCATAAAGGACAAGCAGACCCAACTGAACCGCGGCTTTGCCTTCATCCAGCTCTCCACCATCGTG GAGGCAGCCCAGCTGCTGCAGATCCTGCAAGCCCTGCACCCACCACTCACCATCGACGGCAAGACCATCAATGTTGAGTTTGCCAAGGGTTCTAAGAG GGACATGGCCTCCAATGAAGGCAGTCGCATCAGTGCTGCCTCTGTGGCCAGCACTGCCATTGCTGCGGCCCAGTGGGCCATCTCACAG GCCTCCCAAGGTGGGGAGGGTGCCTGGGCCACCTCCGAGGAGCCGCCGGTCGACTACAGCTACTACCAACAGGATGAGGGCTATGGCAACAGCCAGGGCACAGAGTCTTCCCTCTATGCCCATGGCTACCTCAAGGGCACCAAGGGCCCTGGCATCACTGGAACCAAAGGGGACCCCACCGGAGCAG gtcctgaggcctccctagagcCTGGGGCTGACTCTGTGTCAATGCAGGCTTTCTCTCGCGCCCAGCCTGGTGCTGCCCCTGGCATCTACCAACAATCAGCCGAGGCAAGCAGCAGCCAGGGCACTGCTGCCAACAGCCAG TCGTATACCATCATGTCACCCGCTGTGCTCAAATCTGAGCTCCAGAGCCCTACCCATCCTAGTTCTGCTCTCCCACCGGCCACCAGCCCCACTGCCCAGGAATCCTACAGCCAGTACC CTGTTCCCGATGTCTCCACCTACCAGTACGATGAGACCTCCGGCTACTACTATGACCCCCAGACCGGCCTCTACTATGACCCCAACTCCCAG TATTACTACAATGCTCAAAGCCAGCAGTACCTGTACTGGGATGGGGAGAGGCGGACCTATGTTCCCGCCCTGGAGCAGTCGGCCGATGGGCATAAGGAGACGGGGGCACCCTCGAAGGAGGgcaaagagaagaaggagaagcacAAGACCAAGACAGCTCAACAG ATTGCCAAGGACATGGAACGCTGGGCCCGCagtctcaacaaacaaaaagaaaacttcaaaaatagTTTCCAGCCTATCAGCTCCCTGCGAGATGACGAGAGGCGGGAGTCGGCCACTGCAGATGCTGGCTATGCCATCCTCGAGAAGAAG GGAGCACTAGCCGAGAGACAGCACACCAGCATGGATCTCCCGAAATTGGCCAGTGATGACCGCCCA AGCCCTCCGAGAGGGCTGGTGGCAGCCTACAGCGGGGAGAGTGACagtgaggaggagcaggagcgtggGGGCCCCGAGCGGGAGGAGAAGCTCACCGACTGGCAGAAGCTGGCCTGTCTGCTCTGCCGACGCCAGTTCCCCAGCAAAGAGGCGCTCATCCGGCACCAGCAGCTCTCAGGGCTCCACAAG CAAAACCTTGAGATTCACCGGCGAGCCCACTTGTCAGAAAACGAGCTAGAAGCACTAGAGAAGAATGACATGGAG CAAATGAAGTACCGGGACCGTGCAGCCGAACGCAGAGAGAAGTATGGCATCCCCGAGCCGCCAGAGCCCAAGAGGAGGAAGTACGGCGGCATATCCACAGCCTCTGT AGACTTCGAGCAGCCTACTCGGGACGGGCTGGGCAGTGACAACATTGGCAGTCGCATGCTCCAGGCCATGGGCTGGAAAGAGGGCAGCGGCCTGGGCCGCAAGAAGCAGGGCATTGTAACGCCCATTGAG GCCCAAACACGGGTGCGGGGCTCTGGCCTGGGTGCACGGGGCAGCTCCTACGGGGTCACCTCAACCGAGTCCTACAAGGAGACACTGCACAAGACAATGGTGACCCGCTTCAACGAGGCCCAGTGA
- the RBM10 gene encoding RNA-binding protein 10 isoform X8, whose translation MEYERRGGRGDRTGRYGATDRSQDDGGENRSRDHDYRDMDYRSYPREYGSQEGKHDYDDSSEEQSAEIRGQLQSHGVQAREVRLMRNKSSGQSRGFAFVEFSHLQDATRWMEANQHSLNILGQKVSMHYSDPKPKINEDWLCNKCGVQNFKRREKCFKCGVPKSEAEQKLPLGTRLDQQTLPLGGRELSQGLLPLPQPYQAQGVLASQALSQGSEPSSENANDTIILRNLNPHSTMDSILGALAPYAVLSSSNVRVIKDKQTQLNRGFAFIQLSTIEAAQLLQILQALHPPLTIDGKTINVEFAKGSKRDMASNEGSRISAASVASTAIAAAQWAISQASQGGEGAWATSEEPPVDYSYYQQDEGYGNSQGTESSLYAHGYLKGTKGPGITGTKGDPTGAGPEASLEPGADSVSMQAFSRAQPGAAPGIYQQSAEASSSQGTAANSQSYTIMSPAVLKSELQSPTHPSSALPPATSPTAQESYSQYPVPDVSTYQYDETSGYYYDPQTGLYYDPNSQYYYNAQSQQYLYWDGERRTYVPALEQSADGHKETGAPSKEGKEKKEKHKTKTAQQIAKDMERWARSLNKQKENFKNSFQPISSLRDDERRESATADAGYAILEKKGALAERQHTSMDLPKLASDDRPSPPRGLVAAYSGESDSEEEQERGGPEREEKLTDWQKLACLLCRRQFPSKEALIRHQQLSGLHKQNLEIHRRAHLSENELEALEKNDMEQMKYRDRAAERREKYGIPEPPEPKRRKYGGISTASVDFEQPTRDGLGSDNIGSRMLQAMGWKEGSGLGRKKQGIVTPIEAQTRVRGSGLGARGSSYGVTSTESYKETLHKTMVTRFNEAQ comes from the exons TGGTGGTCGTGGTGACAGGACTGGGCGCTATGGAGCCACTGACCGCTCGCAGGATGATGGTGGGGAGAACCGCAGCCGAGACCACGACTACCGGGACATGGACTACCGTTCATATCCCCGCGAGTACGGCAGCCAGGAGGGCAAGCACGACTATGACGACTCATCTGAGGAGCAGAGTGCGGAG ATCCGTGGCCAGCTGCAGTCCCACGGCGTGCAAGCACGGGAGGTTCGGCTGATGCGGAACAAATCTTCAG GTCAGAGCCGGGGCTTCGCCTTCGTCGAGTTTAGTCACTTGCAGGACGCTACACGATGGATGGAAGCCAATCAG CACTCCCTCAACATCCTGGGCCAGAAGGTGTCGATGCACTACAGCGACCCCAAGCCCAAGATCAATGAGGACTGGCTGTGCAATAAG TGTGGCGTCCAGAACTTCAAACGCCGAGAGAAGTGCTTCAAATGTGGCGTGCCCAAGTCAG AGGCAGAGCAGAAGCTGCCCCTCGGCACAAGACTGGATCAGCAGACACTGCCACTGGGTGGCCGGGAGCTGAGCCAGGGCCTGCTTCCCCTGCCGCAGCCCTACCAGGCCCAGGGAGTCCTGGCCTCCCAAGCACTGTCACAAGGCTCAGAGCCAAGCTCAGAGAACGCCAATGACA CCATCATTTTGCGCAACCTGAACCCACACAGCACCATGGATTCCATCCTGGGGGCCCTGGCACCCTACGCAGTGCTGTCCTCCTCCAACGTGCGCGTCATAAAGGACAAGCAGACCCAACTGAACCGCGGCTTTGCCTTCATCCAGCTCTCCACCATC GAGGCAGCCCAGCTGCTGCAGATCCTGCAAGCCCTGCACCCACCACTCACCATCGACGGCAAGACCATCAATGTTGAGTTTGCCAAGGGTTCTAAGAG GGACATGGCCTCCAATGAAGGCAGTCGCATCAGTGCTGCCTCTGTGGCCAGCACTGCCATTGCTGCGGCCCAGTGGGCCATCTCACAG GCCTCCCAAGGTGGGGAGGGTGCCTGGGCCACCTCCGAGGAGCCGCCGGTCGACTACAGCTACTACCAACAGGATGAGGGCTATGGCAACAGCCAGGGCACAGAGTCTTCCCTCTATGCCCATGGCTACCTCAAGGGCACCAAGGGCCCTGGCATCACTGGAACCAAAGGGGACCCCACCGGAGCAG gtcctgaggcctccctagagcCTGGGGCTGACTCTGTGTCAATGCAGGCTTTCTCTCGCGCCCAGCCTGGTGCTGCCCCTGGCATCTACCAACAATCAGCCGAGGCAAGCAGCAGCCAGGGCACTGCTGCCAACAGCCAG TCGTATACCATCATGTCACCCGCTGTGCTCAAATCTGAGCTCCAGAGCCCTACCCATCCTAGTTCTGCTCTCCCACCGGCCACCAGCCCCACTGCCCAGGAATCCTACAGCCAGTACC CTGTTCCCGATGTCTCCACCTACCAGTACGATGAGACCTCCGGCTACTACTATGACCCCCAGACCGGCCTCTACTATGACCCCAACTCCCAG TATTACTACAATGCTCAAAGCCAGCAGTACCTGTACTGGGATGGGGAGAGGCGGACCTATGTTCCCGCCCTGGAGCAGTCGGCCGATGGGCATAAGGAGACGGGGGCACCCTCGAAGGAGGgcaaagagaagaaggagaagcacAAGACCAAGACAGCTCAACAG ATTGCCAAGGACATGGAACGCTGGGCCCGCagtctcaacaaacaaaaagaaaacttcaaaaatagTTTCCAGCCTATCAGCTCCCTGCGAGATGACGAGAGGCGGGAGTCGGCCACTGCAGATGCTGGCTATGCCATCCTCGAGAAGAAG GGAGCACTAGCCGAGAGACAGCACACCAGCATGGATCTCCCGAAATTGGCCAGTGATGACCGCCCA AGCCCTCCGAGAGGGCTGGTGGCAGCCTACAGCGGGGAGAGTGACagtgaggaggagcaggagcgtggGGGCCCCGAGCGGGAGGAGAAGCTCACCGACTGGCAGAAGCTGGCCTGTCTGCTCTGCCGACGCCAGTTCCCCAGCAAAGAGGCGCTCATCCGGCACCAGCAGCTCTCAGGGCTCCACAAG CAAAACCTTGAGATTCACCGGCGAGCCCACTTGTCAGAAAACGAGCTAGAAGCACTAGAGAAGAATGACATGGAG CAAATGAAGTACCGGGACCGTGCAGCCGAACGCAGAGAGAAGTATGGCATCCCCGAGCCGCCAGAGCCCAAGAGGAGGAAGTACGGCGGCATATCCACAGCCTCTGT AGACTTCGAGCAGCCTACTCGGGACGGGCTGGGCAGTGACAACATTGGCAGTCGCATGCTCCAGGCCATGGGCTGGAAAGAGGGCAGCGGCCTGGGCCGCAAGAAGCAGGGCATTGTAACGCCCATTGAG GCCCAAACACGGGTGCGGGGCTCTGGCCTGGGTGCACGGGGCAGCTCCTACGGGGTCACCTCAACCGAGTCCTACAAGGAGACACTGCACAAGACAATGGTGACCCGCTTCAACGAGGCCCAGTGA
- the RBM10 gene encoding RNA-binding protein 10 isoform X1 produces MSGSPPLTARAEKVSVDAGRGGGESLQEASPRLADHGSSSGGGWEVKRSQRLRRGPSSPRRPYQDMEYERRGGRGDRTGRYGATDRSQDDGGENRSRDHDYRDMDYRSYPREYGSQEGKHDYDDSSEEQSAEDSYEASPGSETQRRRRRRHRHSPTGPPGFPRDGDYRDQDYRTEQGEEDEEEEDEEEEEKASNIVMLRMLPQAATEDDIRGQLQSHGVQAREVRLMRNKSSGQSRGFAFVEFSHLQDATRWMEANQHSLNILGQKVSMHYSDPKPKINEDWLCNKCGVQNFKRREKCFKCGVPKSEAEQKLPLGTRLDQQTLPLGGRELSQGLLPLPQPYQAQGVLASQALSQGSEPSSENANDTIILRNLNPHSTMDSILGALAPYAVLSSSNVRVIKDKQTQLNRGFAFIQLSTIVEAAQLLQILQALHPPLTIDGKTINVEFAKGSKRDMASNEGSRISAASVASTAIAAAQWAISQASQGGEGAWATSEEPPVDYSYYQQDEGYGNSQGTESSLYAHGYLKGTKGPGITGTKGDPTGAGPEASLEPGADSVSMQAFSRAQPGAAPGIYQQSAEASSSQGTAANSQSYTIMSPAVLKSELQSPTHPSSALPPATSPTAQESYSQYPVPDVSTYQYDETSGYYYDPQTGLYYDPNSQYYYNAQSQQYLYWDGERRTYVPALEQSADGHKETGAPSKEGKEKKEKHKTKTAQQIAKDMERWARSLNKQKENFKNSFQPISSLRDDERRESATADAGYAILEKKGALAERQHTSMDLPKLASDDRPSPPRGLVAAYSGESDSEEEQERGGPEREEKLTDWQKLACLLCRRQFPSKEALIRHQQLSGLHKQNLEIHRRAHLSENELEALEKNDMEQMKYRDRAAERREKYGIPEPPEPKRRKYGGISTASVDFEQPTRDGLGSDNIGSRMLQAMGWKEGSGLGRKKQGIVTPIEAQTRVRGSGLGARGSSYGVTSTESYKETLHKTMVTRFNEAQ; encoded by the exons TGGTGGTCGTGGTGACAGGACTGGGCGCTATGGAGCCACTGACCGCTCGCAGGATGATGGTGGGGAGAACCGCAGCCGAGACCACGACTACCGGGACATGGACTACCGTTCATATCCCCGCGAGTACGGCAGCCAGGAGGGCAAGCACGACTATGACGACTCATCTGAGGAGCAGAGTGCGGAG GATTCCTACGAGGCCTCCCCGGGCTCCGAGACTCAGCgtaggcggcggcggcggcacaGGCACAGCCCCACCGGCCCGCCGGGCTTCCCCCGAGACGGCGACTATCGGGACCAGGACTATCGGACCGAGCaaggggaggaggatgaggaggaggaggatgaggaggaggaggagaaggccaGTAACATCGTCATGCTGAGGATGCTGCCACAGGCAGCCACTGAGGATGAC ATCCGTGGCCAGCTGCAGTCCCACGGCGTGCAAGCACGGGAGGTTCGGCTGATGCGGAACAAATCTTCAG GTCAGAGCCGGGGCTTCGCCTTCGTCGAGTTTAGTCACTTGCAGGACGCTACACGATGGATGGAAGCCAATCAG CACTCCCTCAACATCCTGGGCCAGAAGGTGTCGATGCACTACAGCGACCCCAAGCCCAAGATCAATGAGGACTGGCTGTGCAATAAG TGTGGCGTCCAGAACTTCAAACGCCGAGAGAAGTGCTTCAAATGTGGCGTGCCCAAGTCAG AGGCAGAGCAGAAGCTGCCCCTCGGCACAAGACTGGATCAGCAGACACTGCCACTGGGTGGCCGGGAGCTGAGCCAGGGCCTGCTTCCCCTGCCGCAGCCCTACCAGGCCCAGGGAGTCCTGGCCTCCCAAGCACTGTCACAAGGCTCAGAGCCAAGCTCAGAGAACGCCAATGACA CCATCATTTTGCGCAACCTGAACCCACACAGCACCATGGATTCCATCCTGGGGGCCCTGGCACCCTACGCAGTGCTGTCCTCCTCCAACGTGCGCGTCATAAAGGACAAGCAGACCCAACTGAACCGCGGCTTTGCCTTCATCCAGCTCTCCACCATCGTG GAGGCAGCCCAGCTGCTGCAGATCCTGCAAGCCCTGCACCCACCACTCACCATCGACGGCAAGACCATCAATGTTGAGTTTGCCAAGGGTTCTAAGAG GGACATGGCCTCCAATGAAGGCAGTCGCATCAGTGCTGCCTCTGTGGCCAGCACTGCCATTGCTGCGGCCCAGTGGGCCATCTCACAG GCCTCCCAAGGTGGGGAGGGTGCCTGGGCCACCTCCGAGGAGCCGCCGGTCGACTACAGCTACTACCAACAGGATGAGGGCTATGGCAACAGCCAGGGCACAGAGTCTTCCCTCTATGCCCATGGCTACCTCAAGGGCACCAAGGGCCCTGGCATCACTGGAACCAAAGGGGACCCCACCGGAGCAG gtcctgaggcctccctagagcCTGGGGCTGACTCTGTGTCAATGCAGGCTTTCTCTCGCGCCCAGCCTGGTGCTGCCCCTGGCATCTACCAACAATCAGCCGAGGCAAGCAGCAGCCAGGGCACTGCTGCCAACAGCCAG TCGTATACCATCATGTCACCCGCTGTGCTCAAATCTGAGCTCCAGAGCCCTACCCATCCTAGTTCTGCTCTCCCACCGGCCACCAGCCCCACTGCCCAGGAATCCTACAGCCAGTACC CTGTTCCCGATGTCTCCACCTACCAGTACGATGAGACCTCCGGCTACTACTATGACCCCCAGACCGGCCTCTACTATGACCCCAACTCCCAG TATTACTACAATGCTCAAAGCCAGCAGTACCTGTACTGGGATGGGGAGAGGCGGACCTATGTTCCCGCCCTGGAGCAGTCGGCCGATGGGCATAAGGAGACGGGGGCACCCTCGAAGGAGGgcaaagagaagaaggagaagcacAAGACCAAGACAGCTCAACAG ATTGCCAAGGACATGGAACGCTGGGCCCGCagtctcaacaaacaaaaagaaaacttcaaaaatagTTTCCAGCCTATCAGCTCCCTGCGAGATGACGAGAGGCGGGAGTCGGCCACTGCAGATGCTGGCTATGCCATCCTCGAGAAGAAG GGAGCACTAGCCGAGAGACAGCACACCAGCATGGATCTCCCGAAATTGGCCAGTGATGACCGCCCA AGCCCTCCGAGAGGGCTGGTGGCAGCCTACAGCGGGGAGAGTGACagtgaggaggagcaggagcgtggGGGCCCCGAGCGGGAGGAGAAGCTCACCGACTGGCAGAAGCTGGCCTGTCTGCTCTGCCGACGCCAGTTCCCCAGCAAAGAGGCGCTCATCCGGCACCAGCAGCTCTCAGGGCTCCACAAG CAAAACCTTGAGATTCACCGGCGAGCCCACTTGTCAGAAAACGAGCTAGAAGCACTAGAGAAGAATGACATGGAG CAAATGAAGTACCGGGACCGTGCAGCCGAACGCAGAGAGAAGTATGGCATCCCCGAGCCGCCAGAGCCCAAGAGGAGGAAGTACGGCGGCATATCCACAGCCTCTGT AGACTTCGAGCAGCCTACTCGGGACGGGCTGGGCAGTGACAACATTGGCAGTCGCATGCTCCAGGCCATGGGCTGGAAAGAGGGCAGCGGCCTGGGCCGCAAGAAGCAGGGCATTGTAACGCCCATTGAG GCCCAAACACGGGTGCGGGGCTCTGGCCTGGGTGCACGGGGCAGCTCCTACGGGGTCACCTCAACCGAGTCCTACAAGGAGACACTGCACAAGACAATGGTGACCCGCTTCAACGAGGCCCAGTGA